The proteins below come from a single Demetria terragena DSM 11295 genomic window:
- a CDS encoding SRPBCC family protein, protein MGRELTVSDHVTIAVSPLVAWEAVSDVTQMGRWSPENTGASVDTEGEVSVGTTFVGRNRRGPVRWATGCTVTTAAPGERFAFQVRRYGLRTPRVPVRIATWAYDFEPVEGGTRVTETWTDDRRWPDPVAAAFDRLATGTSFAQFQQGNIRRTLDRLKLELE, encoded by the coding sequence ATGGGAAGAGAACTGACTGTTTCCGATCACGTCACCATCGCCGTCTCGCCACTCGTGGCTTGGGAAGCGGTCAGCGATGTGACACAGATGGGCCGCTGGAGCCCGGAGAACACGGGCGCGAGCGTTGACACCGAGGGCGAGGTCTCGGTGGGAACCACCTTCGTGGGTCGCAATCGGCGCGGACCGGTGCGCTGGGCGACCGGCTGCACGGTGACTACGGCTGCGCCGGGCGAACGCTTCGCCTTCCAGGTGCGGCGGTACGGACTCAGGACCCCGAGGGTTCCGGTACGGATCGCGACCTGGGCCTATGACTTCGAGCCGGTCGAAGGCGGGACACGTGTTACTGAGACCTGGACCGACGACCGCCGCTGGCCGGACCCAGTCGCAGCGGCCTTCGATCGGCTCGCCACCGGAACCTCCTTCGCGCAGTTTCAGCAGGGCAACATCCGGCGCACGCTCGACCGCTTGAAACTCGAGCTGGAGTAG
- a CDS encoding response regulator transcription factor: protein MRVLVVDDEKRLAQSIRVGLEAQGFAVDVAHDGTDGLWLAREHDYDAIVLDLMLPGINGYRVVAQLRTEKIWTPVLMLTAKDGEWDQVESLDSGADDFLTKPFSFPVLIARLRAISRRGAQARPTVLEAGDLTFDPTAGRAWRGEVEISLTAREAAMLSYLMRHKGDLVSKQQILEGVWDMAFDGDPNIVEVYIRHLRNKVDRPFSRNAIETVRGAGYRLASHGG from the coding sequence ATGCGAGTGCTCGTGGTGGACGATGAAAAGCGCCTCGCCCAATCGATTCGGGTCGGGCTGGAGGCGCAGGGCTTTGCGGTCGATGTGGCTCACGACGGAACTGACGGGTTGTGGCTGGCGCGCGAGCACGATTACGACGCGATCGTGCTCGACCTCATGCTTCCGGGCATCAATGGATATCGGGTTGTCGCGCAATTGCGTACGGAGAAAATCTGGACTCCGGTGTTGATGCTGACGGCCAAGGATGGCGAATGGGACCAAGTGGAAAGCCTGGACTCGGGCGCGGACGACTTCCTGACGAAGCCGTTCTCCTTTCCGGTGCTCATCGCGAGGTTGCGGGCCATCAGTCGGCGTGGAGCACAGGCGCGTCCGACGGTCTTGGAGGCCGGTGACCTGACCTTCGATCCGACTGCGGGGCGGGCATGGCGCGGTGAGGTGGAGATCTCGCTCACGGCCAGAGAGGCGGCCATGCTGAGCTACCTCATGCGGCACAAAGGCGACCTCGTCTCCAAGCAGCAGATTCTGGAAGGTGTGTGGGACATGGCGTTCGACGGCGACCCGAACATCGTGGAGGTCTACATCCGGCACCTGCGCAACAAGGTCGACCGACCCTTTAGCCGCAACGCGATCGAGACCGTTCGTGGCGCTGGCTACCGATTGGCCAGCCATGGAGGCTGA
- a CDS encoding sensor histidine kinase: MEAESSRSRLRRLGASVRVRATLGATAVVAAALLVAAVALVFLQRSSLEQNAQDIAEARAAQVASQVAASGPPKTLAGEGDPDEVADPNERDDDREPESVVIQVQRAGKVVVSSQRDISLPAESGSTTLTGGEDPYVIATSDATWQGQNFEAVVAVSLEDAEESTGALIPLLVMGIPLLLIVVGGVVWLVVGRALRPIERMRAEVATISDQRLEQRVPLPGSRDEVQRLGVTMNEMLQRLQESRDRQRRFVSDASHELRSPITVLRQTGEVAGAHPEAIPPGELVEVMTSESLRLQRLVDQLLLLTRTDERGRQSTEEVDLDDVVFAEAARIRAALPNLRVDTSGVSAARVRGDYSALSQVLRNLTDNAMRHARHEIRFTVAATGTSVTCTVSDDGVGVPAESRERVFERFVRLDEARARDDGGSGLGLAIVAEIAESHGGRARVVEASGGGAQFEVELPFEPDAGVS, translated from the coding sequence ATGGAGGCTGAATCCTCGCGCAGCAGGCTGCGACGCCTCGGGGCGTCCGTACGCGTCCGCGCCACACTCGGAGCGACAGCGGTGGTGGCAGCCGCTCTGCTGGTCGCCGCGGTGGCCCTGGTGTTTCTGCAGCGCTCCAGCCTGGAGCAGAACGCGCAAGACATTGCTGAGGCGCGCGCGGCTCAGGTGGCCTCCCAGGTAGCAGCCTCTGGGCCACCCAAAACGCTTGCTGGAGAAGGCGATCCGGACGAAGTCGCTGACCCGAATGAACGGGATGATGATCGAGAGCCGGAGTCGGTCGTCATCCAGGTGCAGCGCGCGGGGAAGGTCGTCGTGTCCTCTCAACGGGACATTTCACTCCCCGCCGAGAGCGGTTCCACCACGCTGACCGGCGGCGAAGATCCATACGTCATCGCCACCTCCGACGCGACCTGGCAGGGGCAGAACTTCGAGGCAGTGGTGGCGGTCTCGCTCGAAGACGCCGAGGAGTCGACCGGCGCCTTGATCCCGTTGCTTGTCATGGGGATTCCGCTGTTGCTGATCGTCGTGGGCGGCGTGGTGTGGTTGGTGGTCGGACGGGCTTTGCGACCGATTGAGCGCATGCGGGCCGAGGTTGCGACGATCTCAGACCAACGGTTGGAGCAACGCGTCCCGCTGCCAGGGTCGCGGGACGAGGTGCAACGCCTCGGGGTCACGATGAACGAGATGCTGCAGCGGTTGCAGGAGTCACGAGACCGTCAGCGGCGTTTCGTGTCGGATGCATCGCACGAATTGCGTTCTCCTATCACCGTATTGCGGCAGACGGGTGAGGTCGCCGGCGCCCACCCTGAAGCGATACCGCCAGGCGAGTTGGTCGAGGTGATGACGTCCGAATCGCTGCGCCTGCAGCGGTTGGTCGATCAGCTTCTGCTGCTGACACGTACCGATGAGCGCGGCCGACAGTCGACGGAGGAAGTCGACCTGGACGACGTGGTGTTCGCCGAAGCAGCACGGATACGGGCCGCCCTGCCCAATCTCCGAGTCGATACCTCCGGTGTGAGCGCGGCCCGGGTTCGCGGCGACTACTCGGCGCTGAGCCAGGTGTTGCGCAATCTGACTGACAACGCGATGCGCCACGCGCGCCACGAGATTCGCTTCACAGTGGCCGCGACGGGCACCTCAGTGACCTGCACGGTCAGTGATGACGGTGTCGGGGTCCCAGCGGAAAGCCGGGAGCGAGTGTTCGAACGCTTCGTACGGCTCGATGAGGCACGCGCTCGCGACGACGGCGGGAGTGGGTTGGGCCTGGCGATCGTGGCTGAGATCGCGGAATCTCACGGCGGCCGGGCGCGGGTGGTCGAAGCCTCAGGCGGAGGCGCGCAGTTCGAGGTCGAGTTGCCGTTCGAGCCTGACGCCGGTGTTTCCTGA
- a CDS encoding PepSY domain-containing protein, with protein MNQIESSDNPKPTTSKRTKLKSKKILVPAIATVAVLGVGGGFAAHAVASDGNSKVSGPDLDRASKAALAKVGGGKVTDVERGDGDDIEAYEVEVTRPNGSEVDVKLDKSFRAISATADDRDDSDDGNDHRGEKSDRDGDDRPVSKADQAKASAAALKSVPGNVLDVDSSNARIGSKTAAYEVEVRAKGGVEWNVHLDSNFGVVGTERDN; from the coding sequence ATGAATCAGATTGAGTCCTCCGACAACCCGAAGCCCACCACCTCCAAGCGCACCAAGTTGAAGTCCAAGAAGATCCTGGTCCCGGCGATCGCCACGGTCGCCGTCCTGGGAGTCGGCGGGGGCTTCGCCGCCCACGCGGTCGCCAGCGACGGCAACTCGAAGGTGTCTGGCCCAGACCTCGACCGGGCCTCCAAGGCAGCGCTTGCCAAGGTTGGTGGCGGCAAGGTCACCGACGTTGAGCGTGGCGACGGTGACGACATCGAGGCGTACGAAGTTGAGGTCACCCGACCCAACGGGAGCGAGGTCGACGTCAAGCTTGACAAGAGCTTCCGCGCCATCTCGGCGACCGCCGATGACCGGGATGACAGCGACGACGGCAACGACCACCGCGGCGAGAAGAGTGACCGTGATGGTGACGACCGGCCGGTGAGCAAGGCAGACCAGGCCAAGGCATCCGCGGCGGCGCTGAAGTCGGTGCCGGGCAACGTCCTTGACGTCGACTCCAGCAACGCTCGGATCGGCTCAAAGACAGCCGCCTACGAGGTCGAGGTTCGCGCCAAGGGTGGCGTCGAGTGGAATGTCCACCTCGACTCGAACTTCGGCGTCGTCGGCACCGAGCGCGACAACTGA
- a CDS encoding NAD(P)H-quinone oxidoreductase produces the protein MKAITIPEYGDENVLTLADVPAPEPGADEVLVEVTAAGVNRADLMQRQGMYNPPPGESELPGLEVSGTIAQLGDGVTGWSVGEQVCALLAGGGYAEKVVVPTGQLLPVPQGMDLVDAAALPEVTCTVWSNVFQVAALQPGETLLVHGGSSGIGTMAIQLAKAKGARVAVTAGSSAKLDACRDLGADILINYREQNFVDEIKNATDGRGADVILDVVGAKYLASNVDALATGGRLVVIGLQGGVQGEVNLATLLAKRASVTATSLRARPRDNKAEIVRAVRENVWPLIESGQVRPIIQDRLPLADAADAHRALQASQHIGKVLLTT, from the coding sequence ATGAAGGCAATCACGATTCCGGAGTATGGCGACGAGAACGTATTGACCCTGGCCGACGTGCCAGCCCCTGAGCCCGGTGCCGACGAGGTGCTGGTCGAGGTGACGGCTGCAGGGGTCAATCGTGCGGATCTGATGCAGCGGCAAGGGATGTACAACCCGCCACCCGGCGAGTCTGAGCTTCCCGGACTTGAAGTTAGCGGCACCATCGCGCAGCTCGGTGATGGCGTCACGGGCTGGAGCGTGGGCGAGCAGGTATGCGCGCTGCTCGCTGGTGGTGGGTATGCCGAGAAGGTGGTGGTCCCGACCGGCCAACTGCTTCCCGTACCTCAGGGCATGGACCTTGTCGACGCCGCCGCGCTGCCCGAAGTGACCTGCACGGTGTGGTCCAACGTCTTCCAGGTCGCGGCGCTTCAGCCGGGCGAAACCCTTTTGGTTCATGGCGGTTCGAGCGGCATTGGCACGATGGCGATTCAGTTGGCGAAAGCCAAGGGAGCCCGCGTTGCTGTCACGGCCGGGTCGTCCGCAAAGCTCGATGCCTGTCGCGATTTGGGTGCCGACATCCTCATCAACTACCGCGAGCAGAACTTCGTCGACGAGATCAAGAACGCCACCGACGGGCGAGGTGCGGACGTCATCCTCGACGTCGTCGGGGCGAAGTATCTGGCGAGCAACGTCGATGCGTTGGCGACTGGCGGCCGCCTGGTAGTGATCGGCCTGCAGGGCGGGGTCCAAGGCGAGGTCAATCTCGCCACTCTGCTGGCCAAGCGTGCCTCGGTGACGGCAACATCCCTGCGCGCGCGACCGCGCGACAACAAGGCGGAAATTGTTCGGGCCGTACGCGAAAACGTTTGGCCCCTCATCGAATCCGGCCAGGTTCGCCCCATCATCCAGGACCGGTTGCCCCTTGCCGATGCGGCTGATGCGCACCGTGCTCTCCAAGCGAGTCAGCACATCGGCAAGGTGCTCCTGACGACCTAA
- a CDS encoding serine protein kinase RIO — MTSPEQYDGIDPSFVFNFSAYSDDLEPGQRWSTWLDIEPLSRGPEPRPDWVVTSQGAIDTELGVLKTGKEAEVFLLERADPQDPDNGVVMAAKRYRDAEHRNFHRAASYTEGRSMKRSRDERALKRKSTWGRVVAAGEWAISEWQMLNRFWSAGLPVPYPVQVDGTEILMEWITVGGETAPRLAQTRPDADLLEHYFEQLREALVLMVQNGLVHGDLSAYNILAAGNRLVIIDLPQVVDLVGNAQGMDFLLRDCANICGWFRSKGLEVDEQEVFGELMAHAF, encoded by the coding sequence GTGACTTCACCGGAGCAGTACGACGGGATTGACCCGTCTTTCGTTTTCAATTTCAGCGCCTACAGCGACGACCTCGAACCAGGTCAGCGCTGGTCGACCTGGCTGGACATCGAGCCACTTTCGCGTGGCCCCGAGCCACGTCCCGACTGGGTAGTGACCTCCCAAGGCGCGATCGATACCGAGCTGGGAGTTCTCAAGACTGGCAAGGAAGCTGAAGTCTTTCTCTTAGAGCGGGCAGACCCGCAAGACCCGGACAACGGGGTGGTGATGGCCGCCAAGCGATACCGCGACGCCGAGCACCGCAACTTCCACCGTGCGGCAAGTTATACCGAGGGGCGCTCGATGAAGCGCTCCCGTGACGAGCGTGCTCTCAAGCGCAAAAGCACCTGGGGTCGCGTCGTGGCCGCGGGGGAGTGGGCGATCTCGGAATGGCAGATGCTGAACCGTTTCTGGTCAGCTGGGCTGCCTGTGCCCTATCCCGTGCAAGTCGACGGCACCGAGATCCTCATGGAATGGATCACGGTCGGCGGCGAGACTGCGCCCCGGTTGGCGCAGACCCGACCGGACGCAGATCTGTTGGAGCACTACTTCGAGCAGTTACGCGAGGCGTTGGTGCTCATGGTCCAGAACGGGCTGGTGCACGGTGACCTGTCGGCGTACAACATCCTGGCCGCGGGCAACCGCCTCGTCATCATCGACCTCCCGCAGGTCGTCGACCTGGTCGGCAACGCGCAAGGAATGGACTTCTTGCTGCGCGACTGCGCGAACATCTGTGGATGGTTTCGCTCCAAGGGGTTGGAGGTGGACGAGCAGGAGGTCTTCGGCGAACTGATGGCGCACGCCTTCTGA
- the ilvA gene encoding threonine ammonia-lyase IlvA — protein MDSHFHLDSRAAARRIAGLAAPTPLQRDARLSERTGADVLLKREDLQPVRSYKIRGAGNLIASLSQQEQQRGVVCASAGNHAQGVARACAQLGVEARIYLPRTTPRQKRERVAALGGDAVSLIITGDTYDDAAAAAADDAAATGATLAPAFDHPKVIEGQATVVREILDELGRAPDVLLIPVGGGGLLAGALTALAEDGATNTRVIALEPAGAASLAAALEAGHPVTLDSVETFADGTAVRRIGEHTYPIIERGNVEVVSVPEGAICVEMLDLYQVEGIVAEPSGAMATADIAARGIKPGELVVAVLSGGNNDVSRYAEVIERALVHEGRKRYFLVEFPQEPGALRRFLHDVLGPDDDITFFEYVKRSNREYGPALVGIELGDPTSYDDLMARCDGSPLKVTPVPPDSPLFRFLL, from the coding sequence GTGGATTCACACTTTCACCTTGACTCTCGAGCCGCCGCGCGGCGTATTGCCGGGCTCGCGGCGCCGACGCCATTGCAGCGAGACGCCCGACTGAGCGAGCGCACTGGCGCTGATGTCTTGCTGAAGCGCGAAGACCTGCAGCCGGTGCGGTCGTACAAGATTCGGGGCGCGGGCAACCTCATCGCGTCCCTGTCGCAGCAGGAACAGCAACGCGGAGTGGTCTGTGCGAGCGCGGGCAACCATGCACAGGGCGTGGCCCGCGCGTGCGCCCAGCTTGGGGTCGAGGCGCGAATCTATCTGCCGCGCACCACTCCTCGGCAGAAGCGAGAGCGGGTAGCGGCGCTTGGCGGTGATGCAGTCTCGCTCATCATCACCGGCGACACGTACGACGACGCGGCGGCTGCGGCTGCCGACGACGCGGCCGCAACAGGGGCCACCCTTGCACCCGCGTTCGATCACCCGAAGGTGATTGAGGGCCAGGCGACGGTCGTACGCGAGATCTTGGATGAACTGGGCCGCGCCCCGGACGTACTCCTCATCCCCGTGGGCGGGGGCGGGCTGCTCGCGGGCGCGCTCACCGCGCTCGCGGAAGATGGCGCGACCAACACGCGGGTCATCGCCCTTGAGCCCGCGGGCGCGGCCAGCCTGGCTGCCGCGCTCGAGGCCGGGCACCCGGTCACGCTCGACAGCGTGGAGACCTTCGCCGACGGCACGGCGGTGCGCCGGATTGGGGAGCACACATACCCGATCATTGAGCGGGGAAACGTCGAGGTCGTGAGCGTGCCCGAAGGCGCGATCTGTGTGGAGATGCTGGACCTCTACCAAGTCGAAGGCATTGTTGCGGAGCCGTCAGGGGCGATGGCGACCGCTGACATCGCCGCGCGCGGAATCAAGCCTGGCGAGTTGGTGGTCGCGGTGCTGTCCGGCGGCAATAACGACGTCAGCCGGTATGCCGAAGTGATCGAGCGAGCGCTCGTGCACGAAGGGCGCAAGCGTTATTTCTTGGTGGAGTTCCCGCAGGAACCGGGCGCGCTGCGGCGCTTTCTGCACGACGTGCTCGGGCCCGATGATGACATCACCTTCTTCGAATACGTCAAGCGCAGCAATCGCGAATACGGTCCCGCACTGGTCGGGATCGAGTTGGGCGACCCCACGTCGTACGACGACTTGATGGCGCGCTGCGATGGCTCTCCCTTGAAGGTGACACCGGTACCGCCGGACAGCCCGCTGTTCCGGTTCTTGCTGTAG
- a CDS encoding phosphatase PAP2 family protein — protein MAGQVVDRVEDGMDVRWTRVRWVALGLFATVLLTVSLTAGVSIDRVGVTLWILTGLSLWSIGRGWSTWLRLLRDWGIFQGLLLLYDYGYGLAGRYRTGGALPSEGDPNVLGIPLHVTWPIKADEFLFGGVLPNQWLQEQLGAGVPWWAWIVTLTYCSHFFAAPVLAVVLWVRSRDRFHVWVRMMFAMAGAGITTYFLYPMAPPWLASDQGYIEGTAIVRQTGEGWTQLGFHLASQVLQDGQNRSNPVAAMPSLHMATAVLVAGFLMVGARRWVKALWILYPVLMAFTLVYTGEHYVIDVIMGTLLAVVILQVWLWLRRRRLAREALGEAEAVVAGAEDEALRAPDLVR, from the coding sequence ATGGCTGGGCAGGTGGTGGATCGCGTTGAGGACGGCATGGACGTCCGTTGGACGCGCGTACGGTGGGTCGCCCTTGGCCTCTTTGCCACCGTTCTCCTCACGGTTTCACTCACCGCTGGCGTGTCGATTGACCGCGTGGGCGTCACCCTATGGATCCTGACCGGGCTGAGCCTGTGGTCCATCGGACGTGGGTGGTCGACCTGGCTGCGGCTGCTGCGGGACTGGGGGATTTTCCAGGGCCTGCTGCTGCTGTACGACTACGGCTACGGCCTCGCTGGCCGCTACCGCACGGGCGGGGCGCTTCCGAGCGAGGGGGACCCGAACGTGCTCGGGATTCCGTTGCACGTGACCTGGCCGATCAAGGCAGACGAGTTCTTGTTTGGCGGGGTGCTGCCAAATCAATGGCTCCAAGAACAATTGGGTGCCGGAGTTCCATGGTGGGCGTGGATCGTGACGCTGACCTATTGCAGTCACTTTTTCGCGGCGCCAGTTCTCGCGGTCGTGTTGTGGGTTCGTTCACGCGACCGCTTCCACGTGTGGGTGCGGATGATGTTTGCGATGGCAGGTGCGGGCATCACCACCTATTTCCTCTATCCGATGGCGCCGCCGTGGCTGGCGTCAGATCAGGGCTACATCGAAGGCACCGCGATCGTCCGGCAGACCGGTGAGGGGTGGACCCAGCTCGGGTTCCATCTTGCGAGTCAGGTGTTGCAAGACGGGCAGAATCGATCGAACCCGGTCGCGGCAATGCCGTCGTTGCACATGGCGACTGCCGTGCTGGTGGCCGGCTTCTTGATGGTCGGTGCGCGGCGATGGGTGAAAGCACTGTGGATTCTCTACCCGGTGCTGATGGCCTTCACGCTGGTCTACACCGGTGAGCACTACGTCATTGACGTCATCATGGGCACGCTGTTGGCGGTCGTGATCCTGCAAGTGTGGTTGTGGCTGCGACGGCGACGGTTGGCGCGTGAGGCGTTGGGGGAGGCCGAGGCGGTGGTTGCGGGCGCTGAGGATGAGGCCCTCCGCGCCCCCGATCTCGTGCGCTAG
- a CDS encoding trypsin-like serine peptidase: MKRRIALTLGATATAAVAAASIGGVPASAAGDSAEMQGGAISAPLESGQQARAGGSTGWTAKQMRAAIPVERTLSATQHAKVQGAKVDLGRSVTIQGKTVATASKGSAKTAAEQACSLPPTNTGSLYQGCEQFGHYKQQGKMFFLDPSKPAPKNRFVCSATSITAGNKSTVLTAGHCLHKGSGGTQAGFMKEVVFVPAYKDGAAPYGQWKGVNASTTNAWATSANYAGDVAYFTVGKVGGKTLADTVGTTGIAFGATHQGSQTYAFGYPADAPFDGSDPYFCSGKSFAGLSAGTKGLNCRMTGGASGGGWEVGLNVSTGAGSAISVNSYKNKFDVSRMYGPHFGQAAQDTYNLIQGIAVP, translated from the coding sequence ATGAAACGACGTATCGCTCTGACCTTGGGCGCGACCGCAACGGCTGCGGTCGCCGCGGCATCGATCGGGGGCGTACCGGCCTCCGCGGCAGGCGACAGTGCAGAGATGCAGGGCGGGGCCATTAGCGCACCACTGGAGTCTGGTCAGCAGGCTCGCGCCGGCGGCAGCACCGGGTGGACCGCGAAGCAGATGCGGGCCGCGATCCCCGTCGAGCGCACTTTGTCGGCCACTCAGCACGCGAAGGTTCAGGGTGCGAAGGTGGACCTCGGGCGGTCGGTGACCATTCAGGGGAAAACCGTTGCGACCGCATCGAAGGGCTCAGCTAAGACCGCCGCGGAGCAGGCGTGCTCCCTTCCGCCGACCAACACCGGCAGCTTGTATCAGGGCTGTGAGCAGTTTGGCCACTACAAGCAGCAGGGGAAGATGTTCTTCCTCGACCCGAGCAAGCCCGCCCCGAAGAACCGGTTCGTCTGTTCAGCGACCTCGATCACCGCGGGCAACAAGTCGACCGTGCTGACCGCCGGTCACTGCCTGCACAAGGGCTCCGGCGGCACCCAGGCCGGGTTCATGAAGGAGGTCGTGTTCGTCCCTGCCTACAAGGATGGCGCCGCGCCGTACGGCCAATGGAAAGGCGTCAACGCCAGCACGACCAATGCCTGGGCCACATCTGCAAACTACGCCGGAGACGTGGCGTACTTCACTGTCGGGAAGGTCGGCGGCAAGACCCTGGCCGACACGGTCGGCACGACCGGCATCGCCTTTGGGGCAACCCATCAGGGCAGCCAGACCTACGCGTTCGGCTACCCGGCCGACGCACCGTTTGACGGTTCCGACCCCTACTTCTGCTCGGGCAAGTCGTTCGCTGGTCTGTCCGCCGGGACGAAGGGTTTGAACTGTCGCATGACGGGCGGCGCCTCCGGTGGCGGCTGGGAGGTTGGGCTCAATGTGTCCACCGGTGCTGGCAGCGCGATCTCAGTGAACTCCTACAAGAACAAGTTCGACGTGAGCCGGATGTACGGACCGCACTTCGGCCAGGCGGCGCAGGACACGTACAACCTGATTCAGGGGATCGCCGTCCCCTGA